In the Flagellimonas sp. HMM57 genome, one interval contains:
- a CDS encoding amidohydrolase family protein, which yields MKKLLAILHATILFSCQDNKEQLNLTEGVYISNVTIISTEDGTYSPYIGHLVVEKDGIVYVGKNKPSISGTFEQIDGTGKFVIPGLIDSHVHIPGVQGMLPHHIEKYPELANAFYDQMPRSYLYYGFTSIIDLGGISEDLITSFNMHEVKPDLLHVGYSGATVANGYPMNFTPKEYRFDAVPNFIYMESEAENIPDKYDPTDHTPKAVVKRIKNSGAIAVKSYYESGFGRIMGLPVPTKGIMENLLTEAHSNGLVLTVHANSLEAHSFLVNIGVDIIAHGIWNWGKYKDVPRDSLPSEIKNILDIQIQKQIGYTPTLTVIEGEEALADNEFLDQPGIKKIVPKNLIEWYKTEEAQWFAKEIFDELSVEEIHTIYDKVQAHAMLVLKYLSDNNGLILFGSDTPSGPIYSNQPGHNGNWELKLMKEAGVPLDKILASATFNNAKSFHLDSLSGSLAVGKKANILMTTKNPLLDIEAYDAIEKVVIGGKVIEREDLEVKE from the coding sequence ATGAAAAAATTACTAGCTATTCTACATGCTACAATTTTATTTTCTTGTCAGGACAATAAAGAACAACTGAATCTTACGGAAGGTGTATACATATCGAATGTTACCATAATCTCAACAGAAGATGGCACTTACAGCCCTTATATAGGCCATTTAGTGGTTGAAAAAGATGGAATCGTTTATGTGGGCAAAAACAAGCCAAGTATAAGCGGAACATTTGAACAGATCGATGGAACTGGAAAATTCGTAATTCCAGGGTTGATCGATAGTCATGTTCATATTCCAGGAGTACAAGGAATGCTTCCTCATCACATAGAAAAATATCCTGAACTAGCCAATGCTTTTTATGACCAAATGCCTAGAAGCTATTTGTATTATGGTTTTACCTCAATCATTGATCTTGGGGGCATATCCGAAGATCTCATCACTTCTTTTAACATGCACGAAGTAAAACCCGATCTATTACATGTTGGATATTCAGGAGCTACGGTCGCAAATGGCTACCCAATGAATTTTACACCTAAAGAATATCGATTTGATGCTGTGCCAAATTTCATATACATGGAAAGTGAGGCAGAAAATATACCAGATAAATATGATCCTACCGATCATACTCCCAAAGCAGTTGTCAAGCGCATTAAAAATTCTGGCGCCATTGCTGTAAAATCATATTATGAATCAGGTTTTGGGCGCATTATGGGGTTACCTGTTCCAACTAAGGGCATTATGGAAAATTTGCTTACAGAAGCACATTCAAATGGGCTTGTCCTGACTGTTCACGCCAATTCATTGGAAGCACATTCGTTTTTGGTGAACATAGGAGTGGACATTATAGCTCATGGAATATGGAACTGGGGAAAGTACAAAGATGTACCAAGGGACTCCCTTCCATCAGAAATAAAAAACATATTGGATATACAAATTCAAAAACAAATAGGCTATACCCCCACCTTAACGGTTATTGAAGGTGAGGAAGCATTGGCCGATAATGAATTTCTTGATCAGCCAGGCATAAAAAAGATAGTCCCCAAAAATTTAATCGAATGGTATAAAACAGAGGAAGCACAATGGTTCGCCAAAGAAATTTTTGATGAACTCAGTGTAGAAGAGATCCATACCATCTATGACAAGGTACAGGCTCATGCAATGCTGGTCTTAAAATACCTTTCTGACAATAATGGTCTAATTCTATTTGGCTCAGATACGCCATCTGGCCCAATTTATAGCAACCAACCTGGTCATAATGGAAATTGGGAGCTTAAATTAATGAAGGAAGCTGGAGTTCCTTTAGATAAAATATTGGCCTCTGCTACATTTAATAATGCCAAATCTTTTCATTTAGATTCTTTATCTGGTTCATTGGCTGTTGGGAAAAAAGCTAACATACTTATGACGACTAAAAACCCTTTACTGGATATTGAAGCATATGATGCTATAGAGAAAGTTGTTATTGGAGGTAAAGTTATCGAAAGAGAAGATTTAGAGGTCAAAGAATAA
- a CDS encoding nuclear transport factor 2 family protein, with protein sequence MTPKELIEKWVKLFNEGNAEKITELYHPDAINHQVANEPVEGKSSIGKMFADEFNTADMTCIPENIFEDGEWAILEWKDPLGLRGCGFFKVTNGKIKFQRGYWDKLSFLKMHNLPIPTE encoded by the coding sequence ATGACACCGAAAGAACTGATAGAGAAATGGGTTAAACTATTCAATGAAGGAAACGCTGAAAAAATAACCGAATTATATCATCCAGACGCAATAAATCATCAGGTAGCAAATGAACCTGTTGAAGGGAAAAGCTCAATTGGAAAAATGTTTGCGGATGAATTTAATACCGCAGATATGACTTGTATTCCTGAAAATATATTTGAGGATGGTGAATGGGCTATTTTGGAATGGAAAGACCCTTTGGGGTTAAGAGGTTGTGGATTTTTTAAAGTCACTAATGGAAAAATTAAATTTCAGCGCGGATATTGGGATAAATTATCATTTTTAAAAATGCATAATCTACCCATACCGACTGAATAA
- a CDS encoding YhdH/YhfP family quinone oxidoreductase, translated as MNTNNVTFKAFRVEEQDGNYTSSIKKMELGRLSENEVLVKVHYSSLNYKDALSASGNKGVTRNYPHTPGIDAVGKIKESNSDLFKTGEEVIVTSYDLGMNTDGGFAEYIKVPASWVVKLPNNMTMKEAMIFGTAGLTAGMSVLRLTEHIKPTDGKIAVSGATGGVGALSVSILNKLGYSVVAITGKEKERDYLFTLGAKEVLLRNEIESFDKKPLLKPLYAGAIDTVGGVILENIIKTTYSMGTVTCCGNVASPKIDLTVFPFILRGVSLIGIDSQNYPMKYREIVWNKLAQEWKPTQLDYTCNEIGLEEVQHHIELMLRGKLKGRTILTLVK; from the coding sequence ATGAATACAAACAACGTTACATTCAAGGCTTTTCGGGTTGAAGAGCAAGATGGCAATTATACAAGCTCCATTAAAAAAATGGAGCTTGGCAGGTTAAGTGAAAATGAAGTCTTGGTGAAGGTTCATTACAGCTCATTGAACTATAAAGATGCATTATCCGCTTCTGGCAATAAGGGTGTAACCAGAAATTACCCTCACACACCAGGTATTGATGCAGTAGGAAAAATCAAAGAATCGAACAGTGATTTATTTAAAACTGGAGAAGAGGTTATTGTAACCAGTTATGACCTAGGAATGAATACCGATGGTGGATTTGCGGAATACATTAAAGTTCCCGCTAGTTGGGTCGTGAAATTGCCCAACAATATGACCATGAAAGAGGCAATGATATTTGGAACTGCGGGATTAACAGCGGGAATGTCCGTTTTAAGACTTACGGAACATATTAAGCCCACGGATGGAAAAATAGCAGTTTCTGGTGCAACAGGTGGAGTTGGTGCGCTAAGTGTTTCCATATTAAATAAACTAGGTTACTCGGTAGTTGCAATAACAGGTAAAGAAAAAGAACGGGACTATTTATTTACGCTTGGGGCAAAAGAAGTGCTATTGCGCAATGAGATCGAAAGTTTTGATAAAAAACCATTGCTAAAACCATTATATGCAGGGGCAATTGATACTGTGGGAGGTGTGATTCTTGAAAACATCATTAAAACAACCTATTCGATGGGTACCGTAACATGTTGTGGCAATGTTGCATCTCCCAAAATTGATTTAACGGTTTTTCCATTTATCTTGAGAGGTGTGTCATTAATTGGAATAGATTCGCAAAACTACCCAATGAAATACAGGGAAATAGTTTGGAATAAATTAGCCCAAGAATGGAAACCAACACAATTGGACTATACTTGTAATGAAATTGGGCTAGAAGAGGTTCAACATCATATTGAGTTAATGCTACGAGGAAAATTAAAAGGAAGAACTATTTTAACTTTGGTTAAATAA
- a CDS encoding helix-turn-helix domain-containing protein, with protein sequence MKKSYCPIDTFINAVKGKRKGTIILHLFQGKKRYSELVKLLTDISERMLTKQLKELESDGLIHRTVFPEVPPRVEYSLTELSKEIYPVLKSMYKGGVLFEKSIEKSQH encoded by the coding sequence ATGAAAAAAAGTTATTGTCCGATAGATACTTTTATAAATGCAGTCAAAGGGAAACGAAAAGGAACCATCATTCTCCACCTTTTTCAGGGAAAAAAGAGATATAGCGAATTGGTTAAACTGTTGACCGATATCAGTGAAAGGATGCTCACCAAACAACTCAAAGAGCTAGAATCTGATGGCCTAATACATCGAACAGTTTTTCCCGAAGTTCCTCCACGGGTTGAATATAGTCTGACAGAACTTAGCAAAGAAATCTATCCCGTCTTAAAAAGTATGTACAAAGGAGGAGTACTGTTTGAAAAATCGATTGAGAAATCTCAGCATTAG
- a CDS encoding SymE family type I addiction module toxin: protein MKKIKIQPKHRRRTYDEIWIPEIKMEGKWLEKLGFKQGEHVKVEWKRKKLIITLIEDEEKVDNKSYT, encoded by the coding sequence ATGAAAAAAATTAAAATCCAGCCTAAACACCGTAGGAGAACCTATGATGAAATATGGATTCCTGAAATCAAGATGGAGGGGAAATGGTTGGAAAAGTTGGGTTTTAAGCAAGGGGAGCATGTGAAGGTGGAATGGAAGCGAAAGAAACTAATAATTACTCTGATTGAAGATGAAGAAAAAGTCGATAACAAAAGCTATACGTAA
- a CDS encoding helix-turn-helix transcriptional regulator: protein MSKQRYNRIKIVLAEKEQSAKWLADQLGKDKSTVSRWCTNDMQPPIETFYEIAKILDVEVRELFVPSKE, encoded by the coding sequence ATGTCAAAACAACGGTACAATAGAATTAAAATAGTTCTTGCTGAAAAAGAGCAATCTGCCAAGTGGTTAGCAGATCAGTTAGGCAAAGATAAATCCACAGTTTCTCGATGGTGTACAAACGATATGCAACCACCAATTGAAACGTTTTATGAAATTGCTAAGATTTTGGATGTAGAAGTGAGAGAGTTGTTTGTCCCATCTAAAGAGTAA